Below is a window of Phormidium ambiguum IAM M-71 DNA.
ACCTTAGAAGACTTATACTATGATGCCCGAAGTTGGCAAGCAGCATTAGGGGAAGAAACCAGTTTTGTTGTTTAGTCTTTAGTTAAGTTGAGCAATAATCAATTAATTCTAGCGATCGCAGCGACATTAGATTATTTAATAGGAGATCCTTGGGGATGGCCGCATCCAGTGCGACTCATGGGTTGGGTAATTCAGCATTTTCAAACATTTACTGCAAAATATTTGCATCATCCTTTAGCACAACGAAGCGCTGGTATAGTATTAGCGATCGGACTAGTAACTAGCAGCGGGATCGTCGGTTGGTTAATCATCCAAACTGCCCAAAGTTTACATCCTTTATTAGGAATCATAATAGCAAGTATTTTACTAGCAAGTTGTTTTGCCGGACGTAGTTTAAGAACAGCTGGAGAAGAAGTATTACGATCGCTTAACCAAAAAGACATCGCCACTACTCGTTCTATTTTAAGTCGATATGTTGGACGGGACACCGATCGATTAACCGAACCAGAAATTTTGCGGGCAGTTTTAGAAACCGTCACTGAAAATGCTACCGATGGAGTGATAGCACCGCTGTTTTATGCTATTTTAGGTGCTTTTTTACCAGGTGTGGGAAGCGTTCCTTTAGCACTTGCTTATAAAGCTGCCAGCACTCTCGATTCAATGGTAGGTTATCGAGAATATCCTTATATATATATAGGATGGTTTAGTGCCAAACAAGAAGATATTCTTACTTGGCTACCCTGCCGATTATTAGTCATTACCCTAGCAATTTTATCTGGTAAACCTTTATCTGTTTGGCGAATTTGTCAACGAGATGCCATCAAAGATTCTAGCCCTAATTCTGGTTGGAGTGAATGTGCTTACGCCGCCGTACTCGGCGTACAGTTAGGAGGTACTAATTGGTATCGTGGGGTGGCTAAACAAAAACCTTTATTAGGAGATCCTATTTACCCGATTACTACTGAAAAAATAAAGCAAGCAACCTTACTCACAAGGTATTGCTTTCTGATTTGGTTGACTATTGCCTTGGTAATTTTGAGTTTGTTTTAGGAACAATACAAGTTGTAACTTGTCATTTCTCTTATCAGCTAAGTATGATCGCCACTGGAAATGCCATTAAACGGACATTTCCGCAGCCAAGGAGGAGTGAGTGATGCCAAAAAGATTATTGCAAGCCGTAATCCTAACAATATTAATTAAAATTCTAGCTGTCACCAGTTCCCCCAATTTCTCTGGTGTAACTTCAGCCAGAGTCTCCCAAGCTAGCAAAACTTCTATTACTTTACTGTATCGCTGGTTAGATTCATTGAGCGATCGCTTAACTCAAGAAATCGATCGTATATATTGATTAATTCTGTGCGACTTTTCACCTGCACGCTAGACTGCTAAAGAACGGAAACATCATTTGAAGCAAGCAGTCATGACTAATCGCCTAGCCCAATCTCCTAGCCTCTACCTTCGCAAACACGCTGAAAATCCGATTAACTGGTGGCCTTGGTGTGACGAAGCTTTGCAAGCTGCCCGCGAGGAAAATAAACCGATTTTCCTCTCCATCGGCTACTCTAGCTGCCATTGGTGTACCGTCATGGAAGGCGAGGCATTTTCTGATCTAAGTATTGCCGAGTACATGAACGATAATTTTATCGCCATAAAAGTCGATCGGGAAGAGAGACCTGATATCGACAGCATATATATGCAAAGTCTACAAATGATGATCGGCCAAGGTGGTTGGCCTTTAAACATCTTTTTAGACTCCGATACTTTGGCACCTTTTTATGGTGGAACTTACTTTCCTGTAGAACCTCGGTACGGCAGAGCGGGATTTTTACAAGTTCTCCAAGCAATTCGCCGTCACTATGACACAGAAAAAGCTAAAGTTGAATCTGTCACCTCAGAAATCCTTAGTTATTTGCAGCAATCCGCCAGTATGGTATCTTCTACTGCTGTAGAACTTGGTACTGGCTTACTGGGTAAGGGTTTAGAAACCAACACAGGTGTCTTGAGTCATAGCGGTTCAGGGCCAAATTTTCCCATGATTCCCTATGCAGAAGTAGCTTTGCGGAGTTCCAGATTTAACTTAGCTGCTAAATATCCAGTTAAACAACTGTGCACTAAACGCGGTTTAGATTTAGCACTAGGAGGCATTTTCGATCACGTAGCTGGTGGTTTTCATCGCTACACCGTAGATGGAACTTGGACGGTGCCGCACTTTGAAAAGATGCTTTACGATAATGGTCAAATTGTGGAGTATTTGGCAAATTTATATGCTTTGGGAGTGCAAGAAGTAGTTTTTGAGAGGGCTATTTCCCTCACAGTCCAATGGTTAACGAGAGAAATGACTGCACCAGAAGGTTATTTCTATGCTGCCCAAGATGCTGATAATTTTGCTGAACCGGAAGATTTAGAACCAGAAGAAGGTAATTTTTATGTCTGGAGTTACACGGAATTACAGCATTTGTTATCTCCAGAGGAATTAACTGAAATTCAAAAGTATTTTACTGTTACATCTGAAGGCAATTTTGAAGGAAATAATGTTTTACAAAAGCGAGATCCAAGTCCTTTAACTGATAATTTGGAATCAGCTTTTGCTAAGTTATTTGTTGTTCGTTATGGTGCAACTGCCGATGCAGTAAAAACTTTTCCCCCTGCCCGGAATAATCAAGAAGCAAAAACGAAAAATTGGCCGGGAAGAATTCCGCCAGTTACAGATACTAAAATGATTGTGGCTTGGAATAGTTTAATGATTTCTGGTTTAGCTAGGGCTGCTGCGGTATTTGCTGAACCGTCTTATTTAGCACCAGCGATTCGGGCAGCTAAGTTTATTTTAGAAAATCAATGGGTAAAAGAGCGTTTTCACCGAGTCAATTATGAAGGAGAAGTGGCGGTTTCGGCGCAGTCTGAGGATTATGCCTTATTTATTAAGGCATTGTTAGATTTGCATCAAGCTACATTAGGAATTGCAGAAGAAAATGCCAAATTTTGGTTAGAAAAAGCGCAAAAAGTACAAGCAGAATTTGATGAGTTTTTGTGGAGTGTGGAATTAGGCGGATACTTTAATACTGCAAGTGATGCGAGTGATAATTTGTTGGTCAGAGAGCGGAGTTATATTGATAATGCTACTCCTTCGGCTAATGGAATTGCGATCGCCAATTTAGTCAGATTAGCACTCCTTACAGAAGATTTAACATATCTCGATCGGGCCGAGCAAGCCCTTCACGCTTTCAGCGAAATCATGAACAAATCTCCCTCAGCTTGTCCCAGCTTATTCACCGCCCTGGACTGGTATCGCAATTACACCCTAATTCGCACTAATAACGAAGAATTGAACTTCTTAAACAAGCAATATCTCCCCACCGCCGTCACAATTTTGACCGACGAACTACCACCCGGAACCGTAGGTTTAGTTTGCCAAGGACTCAGTTGCACAGAACCCTCAAAAACTCACGAACACTTGTGGCAAAAAATACAAGAAAGCTTAAGTAGAGGATGAAATTATACCAATTGTCAAATTCCATTTAATCATCGCCCCTCTCCGTAGACGGGGAGGGGTTTGGGGTGGGGTACATTAAGCTAACCTAGCCTAAATCAATCCCCTTCTACCCCCCTGCGACTCTCCTCCCCTGCTTGATTAGAAGGAGAAGCTTCCAAAACCTTGGGATTAGAGGGGGGAATTTTTTCAATATTAATTAAAGATTCCATCACAGATTTCACTACTGGAGCCGCTACCGCAGCACCAGAGCCACCTTTTGGTTCATCTACTACTGCTGCTACTACATAACGAGGCGATTCTAAAGGTAAAATAGCTACAAAACTGGTAACTTTGGCATCACTGTAACCGCCTTTGGGACTAGCTTTTTGGGCTGTCCCTGTTTTACCACCAATTCTATAACCTGGAATTTGGGCGGCTCTCCCAGTTCCATTTTTGACGACGCTTTCCATCATTTCTGCAACTGTTTTCGCTGTATTGGGAGAGAACACAGCTTTCGGTGGAGGTAATGTAGGTTGCCAGGTGAGTTCGTCTTTGGAATTATACAAACCTTTGATTACGTGAGGTGTAACTAACTTACCGCCATTAGCTAAGGTTGCTGTCATGCGGACTAAGTGCAAAGGAGTAATGGAGAAACCTTGACCGAAAGAAGCAGTGGCAGGTTCAATAGGTAAGCTAGTGAAAGTTCGTTCGGACTTGAGTTTGCTAACGGCTCTAAAGGGAAGGTCGCTTTCTAATGATGAGCCTACTCCCAAACGTTTTAACCAGGTATGGTAATCTTTGGGCTTGAGGGTTTGCATGATTTGTACCATGCCGACGTTGCTGGAAACTTGAATAATTTTACTGACACTAACTCTGCCATGTCCTGCACCGTTAGCATTTCTAATCACTTTGTTACTAACTTTAATTGCTCCACTATCTCGGAAAAAACTATCAGGTTGAAT
It encodes the following:
- a CDS encoding thioredoxin domain-containing protein, with translation MTNRLAQSPSLYLRKHAENPINWWPWCDEALQAAREENKPIFLSIGYSSCHWCTVMEGEAFSDLSIAEYMNDNFIAIKVDREERPDIDSIYMQSLQMMIGQGGWPLNIFLDSDTLAPFYGGTYFPVEPRYGRAGFLQVLQAIRRHYDTEKAKVESVTSEILSYLQQSASMVSSTAVELGTGLLGKGLETNTGVLSHSGSGPNFPMIPYAEVALRSSRFNLAAKYPVKQLCTKRGLDLALGGIFDHVAGGFHRYTVDGTWTVPHFEKMLYDNGQIVEYLANLYALGVQEVVFERAISLTVQWLTREMTAPEGYFYAAQDADNFAEPEDLEPEEGNFYVWSYTELQHLLSPEELTEIQKYFTVTSEGNFEGNNVLQKRDPSPLTDNLESAFAKLFVVRYGATADAVKTFPPARNNQEAKTKNWPGRIPPVTDTKMIVAWNSLMISGLARAAAVFAEPSYLAPAIRAAKFILENQWVKERFHRVNYEGEVAVSAQSEDYALFIKALLDLHQATLGIAEENAKFWLEKAQKVQAEFDEFLWSVELGGYFNTASDASDNLLVRERSYIDNATPSANGIAIANLVRLALLTEDLTYLDRAEQALHAFSEIMNKSPSACPSLFTALDWYRNYTLIRTNNEELNFLNKQYLPTAVTILTDELPPGTVGLVCQGLSCTEPSKTHEHLWQKIQESLSRG
- the cbiB gene encoding adenosylcobinamide-phosphate synthase CbiB, coding for MSNNQLILAIAATLDYLIGDPWGWPHPVRLMGWVIQHFQTFTAKYLHHPLAQRSAGIVLAIGLVTSSGIVGWLIIQTAQSLHPLLGIIIASILLASCFAGRSLRTAGEEVLRSLNQKDIATTRSILSRYVGRDTDRLTEPEILRAVLETVTENATDGVIAPLFYAILGAFLPGVGSVPLALAYKAASTLDSMVGYREYPYIYIGWFSAKQEDILTWLPCRLLVITLAILSGKPLSVWRICQRDAIKDSSPNSGWSECAYAAVLGVQLGGTNWYRGVAKQKPLLGDPIYPITTEKIKQATLLTRYCFLIWLTIALVILSLF